Within the Spirochaetaceae bacterium genome, the region CCTGGGTCGCCCACCTGGTTTTGCCCTCACACCGCCGCCCGCCACCCGCGTCCCCCCGCCCCGGGCGGGGCGGCTGCGGGCGCGGGCGCGCGCCGGCGCGTTGCCGCTCCCCCCGCGGGCATGCCACGATGGCCGCGACAGCGCCATGGCAACCCCGCTTCGCACGCGCCGCCGCACCGGCGCACCGGCCACCGCCCGCTGATGGCCGCCCGGCAGCTCCCGCCGCTGCAACCGAGCGCGCGCAACCTCGCCCTGGTTCGACGCCGGGTACGTCTGTGGCGGCCCCCGTTCGTGGCCGCCATGTCGCGCTGGGTACAGTTGTCGGTGGCGGGACGCGAACGCGTGCCGAAGCGCCGGCCGGCCCTGTTCCTGGCCAACCACACCGGATTCTTCGACCCGCCGATCATGGTGCGCGCGGCCGGCGATCCGGTCACCATGCTGGCCACCGCGTCCAACTTCCGCGAGGGACCGCTCGGCCGCTTCTTCGTGCACTTCGGCGCCGTCCCGAAGATGAAGTACACCGCCGACGCGCGCGCCATCATCAACCTGAAGCGATGGGCGGACGCCGGCGCCTACGTGGGCCTGTTCCCGGAGGCAGAACGCACCTGGGATGGCCGCCCGCTGCCGCTGGCGCCGGGCATCGAGAAACTGGTACGGCTGCTCGACGTGCCGGTGGTGACGATGCGCATCTACAACGGCTTCCGCCAGTCGCCACGCTGGTCGCCGCGCTTTCGCCGCGGCGCGGTCCACGTCGAGATGGATGAGCCGCGCCACTTCATCCGCGCGACGCCGCTGTCCGAAATCAGGCGGTATGTCGAGGAACGCATCGCCGTCGACGCCCTCAGCGCGCCCCGCTACCCGGTGGCCGGCAGCGGCTTCGCGCGCGGCATCGCCAACGTGGCCTGGGCTTGCCCGCAGTGCCTGTTGATCGACGGGCTGCACGAAGCGGGCAACACGCTTGCGTGCCACGGCTGCCGCGGGACGTGGCGAGTCGACGCCGACGCCCGCCTGAATGGACGCCGCGGCACCGCCACCTACACGTTGCCGGAAGCAGTCGACCGGGTCCGCCTCCACTACGACGGTGCGGCGGCGGACGACCGGCTGCTGCCGCCGGCCAGCGAACCGATGAGCCTGCTGGACATCACCTCGGGACACCCGCGCGAGGTAGCCGCCGGCGCTCTGCGCCTGACCGCGGACGAATTGCTCGTCGACGGATCCGACGGATTCGACGCAGCGGCGCCCTGGCGGCTGCCGATCGACCGGGTGCAGTCGATTACCGTGGACATGCGGCGCCGGCTCACCTTTCACGTCGGCAGGCGGTACCTGGAAGCAGTGATCCCACGCGAGTCGGTGCTCAAGTGGGAGTGGTTCGTCAAGCGGCTGCAGGCGGGACGCGCGCAGCGCTGACCGGGTCGCCGCGGGCCGTTGGGGCCGATATGCGGCCACAGAGGCGCTTTCGGGGCGCTACACGTTGAACTTTACGTCGATCACGTCGCCGGACGTGACCCGGTAGGAGCGGTCGACGATCTGCAGCAGGCCCTTGCTCCTGGCTTCCTGGGGCGTGCGGAACTGGCCGAGTCGCGCCGCGCTGAACACTTCGGCGCGGATGAAGCCGCGCTCCAGGTCGCTGTGAATGCGCCCGGCGGCAGCGACGACGGCGGCGCCCTCCTCCACCTCCCACACGCGCGCTTCCGCCTTGCCCACGGTATAGAAGAAGATCCGGCCCAGCGCTCGATGCAGGGCACGGATGAGCGCCTGCAACTGATCATCCGCCGGCGTTCCCTCGACGATCGCACCCGGCTTCAGCGTCAGCAGATTCAGACCACGGAGAAACCGTGCACCGCCGGGAGCAAACGACTCCGCGTTCAGCATTCGCTCCTGCTCCAGCACGGCCAAGGCTCGCTGCGCCGACTCGGTGTGCGCGGGGTCGGTGTACAGGTTGCGCTCCAGTATCTCGGTATCCTCCAGGATCCAGTCGAGCGCCGCTGCCGCGGAAATGAGAAAACAGTCGGCGCGGCGGCGCTGCTCCCGATCGAAGTCGACGGTGAAATAGGTCCGCTTCGCGGAACGGTTGCGCTGCGCCAGGGTGTCGACCACCGGGTCCGGCAGCCGGTAACTGCCGCGCAACTCGGGGCCGTGGACGAAAACCTTCATCGGCGGCGC harbors:
- a CDS encoding lysophospholipid acyltransferase family protein, producing the protein MPRWPRQRHGNPASHAPPHRRTGHRPLMAARQLPPLQPSARNLALVRRRVRLWRPPFVAAMSRWVQLSVAGRERVPKRRPALFLANHTGFFDPPIMVRAAGDPVTMLATASNFREGPLGRFFVHFGAVPKMKYTADARAIINLKRWADAGAYVGLFPEAERTWDGRPLPLAPGIEKLVRLLDVPVVTMRIYNGFRQSPRWSPRFRRGAVHVEMDEPRHFIRATPLSEIRRYVEERIAVDALSAPRYPVAGSGFARGIANVAWACPQCLLIDGLHEAGNTLACHGCRGTWRVDADARLNGRRGTATYTLPEAVDRVRLHYDGAAADDRLLPPASEPMSLLDITSGHPREVAAGALRLTADELLVDGSDGFDAAAPWRLPIDRVQSITVDMRRRLTFHVGRRYLEAVIPRESVLKWEWFVKRLQAGRAQR
- a CDS encoding DUF933 domain-containing protein, which translates into the protein MKVFVHGPELRGSYRLPDPVVDTLAQRNRSAKRTYFTVDFDREQRRRADCFLISAAAALDWILEDTEILERNLYTDPAHTESAQRALAVLEQERMLNAESFAPGGARFLRGLNLLTLKPGAIVEGTPADDQLQALIRALHRALGRIFFYTVGKAEARVWEVEEGAAVVAAAGRIHSDLERGFIRAEVFSAARLGQFRTPQEARSKGLLQIVDRSYRVTSGDVIDVKFNV